One Oncorhynchus kisutch isolate 150728-3 linkage group LG13, Okis_V2, whole genome shotgun sequence DNA window includes the following coding sequences:
- the LOC109901564 gene encoding tetratricopeptide repeat protein 39C-like, with translation MAGPEQSQQVEQKAEAIDDAELALQGINMLLNNGFKESNELFRKYRTHSPLMSFGASFVSFLNAMMTFEEEKMQTACDDLRTTEKLCESDNAGVIETIRNKIKKSLESQRSAVVVVDRLQRQIIVADCQVYLAVLSFVKQELSSYIKGGWILRKAWKMYNKCHSDISQLQETCVRRCSSHEEDLSSDQANHNSPVEGAVTEEALDRLKGSVSFGYGLFHLCISMVPPHLLKIINLLGFPGDRLQGLSSLMYASESKDMKAPLATLALLWYHTVVLPFFALDGSDTQAGLEEAKAILQRKAVVYPNSSLFMFFKGRVQRLECQINSALVSFHDALELASDQREIQHVCLYEIGWCSMIEMNFEDAFRSFERLKNESRWSQCYYAYLTGVCQGAAGDLDGAKCVFKDVQKLFKRKNNQIEQFALKRAERLRKMSPTRELCILGVIEVLYLWKALPNCSSSKLQLMNQVLQSVDDASCRGLKNLLLGSIHKCHGNNKDAIQSFQLAARDEFGRQTNSYVQPYSCYELGCVLLAKPETVGKGRAFLLQSKEDYAGYDFENRLHVRIHSAMASLKEVVPQRPADH, from the exons ATGGCGGGCCCGGAGCAGTCCCAGCAGGTAGAGCAGAAAGCTGAGGCCATAGACGACGCTGAGCTCGCTCTTCAAGGTATCAACATGCTTCTCAACAACGGATTCAAGGAGAGCAACGAGCTTTTCAGAAAATATAG gACTCACAGTCCACTGATGAGCTTTGGGGCCAGTTTTGTAAGCTTCCTG AATGCCATGATGACCTTTGAGGAGGAGAAGATGCAGACGGCGTGTGACGACCTGAGAACCACGGAGAAGCTGTGTGAGAGTGACAACGCTGGCGTCATAGAGACAATCAGGAACAAAATCAAGAAGAGC tTGGAGTCCCAGAGGTCAGCGGTCGTGGTTGTGGACCGTCTGCAACGACAGATCATTGTGGCAGACTGCCAGGTCTACCTCGCTGTGCTTTCCTTCGTCAAGCAGGAGCTCTCAT CGTACATCAAAGGAGGCTGGATCCTCCGTAAGGCCTGGAAGATGTACAATAAGTGCCACAGTGACATCAGTCAGCTGCAGGAGACCTGTGTGAGGCGCTGTTCCTCCCATGAGGAGGATCTGTCCTCAGACCAGGCCAATCACAACTCCCCAGTGGAGGGCGCTGTGACTGAAGAGGCCCTGGACCGGCTCAAGGGCTCCGTCAGCTTCGGCTACGGCCTCTTTCACCTCTGCATCTCTATGGTACCACCACACCTACTCAAGATCATCAACCTGCTGGGTTTCCCTGGTGACCGTCTCCAGGGTTTGTCCTCCCTCATGTATGCCAGTGAGAGTAAGGACATGAAGGCCCCACTAGCTAC GTTGGCCCTCCTGTGGTACCACACAGTAGTGCTGCCCTTTTTTGCACTGGATGGCTCTGACACTCAGGCAGGCCTGGAGGAAGCCAAGGCCATTCTGCAGAGGAAGGCTGTGGTCTACCCCAATTCCTCCCTCTTCATGTTCTTTAAAGGACGTGTTCAGAGGTTAGAG TGCCAAATTAACAGTGCGCTGGTGTCCTTCCATGATGCACTAGAGCTGGCATCAGACCAAAGAGAGATCCAGCACGTGTGTCTCTATGAAATCG GCTGGTGCAGTATGATAGAGATGAACTTTGAGGATGCATTCAGGTCATTTGAGAGGCTGAAGAATGAGTCCCGGTGGTCACAGTGTTACTATGCCTACCTGACTGGAG TATGTCAGGGAGCTGCAGGGGACTTGGATGGTGCCAAGTGTGTCTTCAAAGATGTCCAGAAACTGTTCAAGAGGAAGAACAACCAGATTGAGCAGTTTGCCCTCAAGAGG GCGGAGAGACTGAGGAAGATGTCTCCCACCAGAGAGCTGTGCATTCTGGGAGTCATAGAGGTGCTGTACCTGTGGAAGGCTCTGCCCAACTGCTCCTCCTCCAAACTACAGCTCATGAATCAGG TGTTACAGAGTGTGGATGACGCATCGTGCAGGGGTCTGAAAAATCTCCTTCTTGGTTCCATTCACAAATGCCATGGAAATAATAAAGATGCTATCCAG TCGTTCCAGCTGGCAGCCAGAGATGAGTTTGGTCGACAGACCAACTCTTATGTGCAGCCATACTCCTGCTATGAGCTTGGATGTGTCCTGCTTGCCAAGCCAGAG ACGGTGGGAAAAGGGAGAGCTTTTCTGCTTCAGTCAAAG GAGGATTATGCAGGCTATGACTTTGAGAACAGACTTCACGTGCGCATCCACTCAGCCATGGCCTCGCTGAAGGAAGTGGTACCTCAAAGACCCGCCGACCACTGA